The Streptomyces seoulensis genome contains a region encoding:
- the pta gene encoding phosphate acetyltransferase → MTRSVYVTGIDRGDGRQVVDLGVMELLTRQVDRVGVFRPLVHDGPDRLFELLRSRYRLHQDPATVYGMGYREASALQAERGTDELVSALVDRFHRVARDYDVVLVLGTDFADTQLPDELALNARLANEFGASVIPVVGARKQSAESVLAETRNAYRAYAGLGCDVLAMVANRAAREDRDEIAEQLADRLPVPCYVLPDEPALSAPTVSQIAHALGAKVLLGDDSGLSRDALDFVFGGAMLPSFLTALTPGCLVVTPGDRADLVVGSLAAHSAGTPPIAGVLLTLNEVPSAEILTLAARLAPGTPVLSVAGTSFPTAGQLFSLEGRMTAATPRKAETALGLFERYVDTADLAGRVSAPSGGRVTPMMFEHKLLEQARSDRRRVVLPEGTEERVLHAAEVLLRRGVCDLTLLGPVDQIRKKAADLGIDLGDCQLIDPATSELRDSFAEKYAALRAHKGVTVELAYDVVSDVNYFGTLMVQEGLADGMVSGSVHSTAATIRPAFEIIKTKPDSAIVSSVFFMCLADKVLVYGDCAVNPDPNAEQLADIAVESAVTAAQFGVEPRIAMLSYSTGTSGSGADVDKVREATELAREHRPDLKIEGPIQYDAAVDAAVAATKLPGSEVAGQASVLIFPDLNTGNNTYKAVQRSAGAIAVGPVLQGLRKPVNDLSRGALVQDIVTTVAITAIQAQQPTERASKQ, encoded by the coding sequence GTGACACGCAGCGTGTACGTGACCGGGATCGACCGGGGCGACGGCCGGCAGGTCGTCGACCTGGGGGTCATGGAACTGCTGACCCGGCAGGTCGACCGGGTCGGGGTGTTCCGCCCCCTGGTCCACGACGGCCCCGACCGCCTCTTCGAGCTGCTGCGGTCCCGCTACCGCCTCCACCAGGACCCCGCCACCGTCTACGGCATGGGCTACCGGGAGGCGTCCGCGCTCCAGGCCGAGCGCGGCACCGACGAACTCGTCTCCGCCCTGGTCGACCGCTTCCACCGCGTGGCCCGCGACTACGACGTGGTCCTCGTCCTCGGCACCGACTTCGCCGACACCCAGCTCCCCGACGAGCTGGCCCTCAACGCCCGCCTCGCCAACGAGTTCGGCGCGTCCGTGATCCCCGTGGTCGGCGCCCGGAAGCAGTCCGCCGAGTCGGTGCTCGCCGAGACCCGCAACGCCTACCGCGCCTACGCCGGCCTCGGCTGCGACGTGCTCGCGATGGTCGCCAACCGGGCCGCCCGCGAGGACCGCGACGAGATCGCCGAGCAGCTCGCCGACCGGCTGCCGGTCCCCTGCTACGTCCTGCCCGACGAGCCCGCCCTGTCCGCGCCGACCGTCTCGCAGATCGCGCACGCGCTGGGCGCCAAGGTGCTGCTCGGCGACGACTCCGGGCTCTCCCGCGACGCGCTGGACTTCGTCTTCGGCGGCGCCATGCTGCCCAGCTTCCTCACCGCCCTGACCCCCGGCTGCCTGGTCGTGACGCCGGGCGACCGCGCCGACCTGGTCGTCGGCTCGCTGGCCGCGCACAGCGCGGGCACCCCGCCCATCGCCGGAGTGCTGCTCACCCTGAACGAGGTGCCGAGCGCGGAGATCCTCACCCTGGCCGCCCGCCTCGCCCCCGGCACCCCGGTGCTCTCGGTGGCCGGCACCAGCTTCCCCACGGCCGGGCAGTTGTTCTCGCTGGAGGGCCGGATGACGGCCGCCACCCCGCGCAAGGCGGAGACCGCGCTCGGCCTGTTCGAGCGGTACGTGGACACCGCCGACCTGGCCGGCCGCGTCTCGGCGCCGAGCGGGGGCCGGGTGACCCCGATGATGTTCGAGCACAAGCTGCTGGAGCAGGCCCGCTCCGACAGGCGCCGCGTCGTGCTGCCCGAGGGCACCGAGGAGCGGGTGCTGCACGCGGCCGAGGTGCTGCTGCGCCGGGGCGTGTGCGACCTGACGCTGCTCGGCCCGGTGGACCAGATCCGCAAGAAGGCCGCCGACCTGGGCATCGACCTGGGCGACTGCCAGTTGATCGACCCGGCCACCTCGGAGCTGCGCGACTCCTTCGCGGAGAAGTACGCAGCCCTGCGCGCCCACAAGGGCGTCACGGTGGAGCTGGCCTACGACGTGGTCTCCGACGTGAACTACTTCGGCACCCTGATGGTGCAGGAGGGCCTGGCCGACGGCATGGTGTCCGGCTCGGTGCACTCCACCGCGGCCACCATCCGCCCCGCCTTCGAGATCATCAAGACCAAGCCGGACTCGGCGATCGTCTCCTCGGTCTTCTTCATGTGCCTCGCCGACAAGGTGCTGGTCTACGGCGACTGCGCGGTCAACCCGGACCCGAACGCCGAGCAGCTCGCGGACATCGCGGTGGAGTCGGCGGTGACGGCGGCGCAGTTCGGCGTGGAGCCGAGGATCGCCATGCTGTCGTACTCCACCGGCACCTCCGGCTCCGGCGCCGACGTGGACAAGGTGCGCGAGGCGACCGAGCTGGCCCGCGAGCACCGGCCCGACCTGAAGATCGAGGGTCCGATCCAGTACGACGCGGCCGTGGACGCCGCTGTGGCCGCGACCAAGCTGCCCGGCTCGGAGGTCGCCGGCCAGGCGAGCGTGCTGATCTTCCCCGACCTCAACACGGGCAACAACACCTACAAGGCCGTGCAGCGCTCGGCCGGCGCGATCGCGGTCGGACCGGTCCTGCAGGGCCTGCGCAAGCCGGTCAACGACCTCTCGCGCGGCGCGTTGGTGCAGGACATCGTCACGACCGTCGCCATCACCGCGATCCAGGCCCAGCAGCCGACCGAAAGGGCTTCGAAGCAGTGA
- a CDS encoding ATP-dependent 6-phosphofructokinase, producing MRIGVLTAGGDCPGLNAVIRSVVHRAVAHYGDEVIGFEDGYRGLLDGHYRSLDLDAVSGILALGGTILGSSRLERDRLREACERANDMAEEFGIDALIPIGGEGTLTAARMLSDAGLPVVGVPKTIDNDISGTDRTFGFDTAVGVATEAMDRLKTTAESHQRVMVVEVMGRHAGWIALESGMAAGAHGICLPERPFDPADLMKMVEERFARGKKFAVICVAEGAHPLDGTMDYGKGDIDQFGHERFQGIGTALAYELERRLGKEARPVILGHIQRGGTPTAYDRVLATRFGWHAVEAAHRGEFGGMTALRGTDIAMVPLAEAVTELKTVPVSRMDEAESVF from the coding sequence ATGCGCATCGGAGTTCTCACCGCAGGCGGCGACTGCCCCGGACTGAACGCCGTGATCCGGTCGGTCGTGCACCGCGCCGTGGCGCACTACGGCGACGAGGTCATCGGCTTCGAGGACGGCTACCGGGGTCTGCTCGACGGCCACTACCGCTCCCTCGACCTGGACGCGGTCAGCGGCATCCTGGCGCTCGGCGGCACCATCCTGGGCTCCTCCCGCCTGGAGCGGGACCGGTTGCGCGAGGCGTGCGAGCGGGCCAACGACATGGCCGAGGAGTTCGGCATCGACGCGCTGATCCCGATCGGCGGCGAGGGCACCCTGACGGCGGCCCGCATGCTGTCCGACGCGGGTCTGCCGGTCGTCGGCGTGCCGAAGACCATCGACAACGACATCTCCGGCACCGACCGCACCTTCGGCTTCGACACCGCCGTGGGCGTGGCCACCGAGGCGATGGACCGCCTCAAGACCACCGCCGAGTCCCACCAGCGGGTGATGGTCGTCGAGGTCATGGGCCGCCACGCGGGCTGGATCGCGCTGGAGTCCGGCATGGCCGCCGGCGCCCACGGCATCTGCCTGCCCGAGCGCCCCTTCGACCCGGCCGACCTGATGAAGATGGTCGAGGAGCGGTTCGCGCGCGGCAAGAAGTTCGCCGTGATCTGCGTCGCCGAGGGCGCCCACCCGCTCGACGGCACGATGGACTACGGCAAGGGCGACATCGACCAGTTCGGCCACGAGCGCTTCCAGGGCATCGGCACCGCCCTCGCCTACGAGCTGGAGCGCCGCCTGGGCAAGGAGGCCCGCCCGGTCATCCTCGGCCACATCCAGCGCGGCGGCACCCCCACCGCCTACGACCGCGTCCTCGCCACCCGCTTCGGCTGGCACGCCGTGGAAGCCGCCCACCGCGGCGAGTTCGGCGGCATGACCGCCCTGCGCGGCACGGACATCGCCATGGTCCCGCTCGCCGAAGCGGTCACCGAACTGAAGACGGTCCCGGTGTCCCGGATGGACGAGGCGGAGTCGGTCTTCTAG
- a CDS encoding cation:dicarboxylate symporter family transporter, producing the protein MPTKTSRRAVVAASTPGTAPAAPAVKRDRTHYLYIAVIVAVALGIAVGLIWPDAGVELKPLGTGFVNLIKMMISPIIFCTIVLGIGSVRKAAKVGAVGGIALGYFTVMSLVALAIGLVVGNVLHPGEGLHLTDALRQTGHAQVSSDALPPVDFVLSVIPVTFVSAFTEGQVLQTLLIALLAGFALQAMGAAGQPVLRGIEHIQRLIFRILAMVMWAAPIGAFGAIAAVVGSAGLDALKSLAVLMFGFYVTCVLFVFVVLGALLRIVSGLNILLLLKYLAREFLLILSTSSSESALPRLIAKLEHLGVSKAVVGITVPTGYSFNLDGTMIYMTMASLYIADALGTPMSIGEQIPLLLFLLLASKGAAGVSGAGLATLAGGLQSHKPALVDGIGLIVGIDRFMSEARALTNFAGNSVATVLIGTWTKEIDVDRVKRVLAGELPFDETTLLDEGRDEERPPAEEEGGKELAKA; encoded by the coding sequence ATGCCGACGAAGACGTCAAGGAGAGCAGTCGTGGCCGCCAGCACCCCCGGTACGGCACCAGCCGCCCCCGCCGTGAAGCGGGACCGGACCCATTACCTGTACATCGCCGTCATCGTGGCGGTCGCGCTCGGCATCGCCGTGGGCCTCATCTGGCCCGATGCCGGGGTGGAGCTCAAACCGCTGGGCACCGGCTTCGTGAACCTGATCAAGATGATGATCTCGCCGATCATCTTCTGCACGATCGTGCTCGGGATCGGCTCGGTGCGGAAGGCCGCGAAGGTCGGCGCGGTCGGTGGCATCGCGCTCGGCTACTTCACCGTGATGTCGCTGGTGGCGCTCGCCATCGGCCTCGTCGTCGGCAACGTCCTGCACCCCGGCGAGGGCCTGCACCTGACCGACGCGCTCCGCCAGACCGGCCACGCCCAGGTCTCCAGCGACGCGCTGCCCCCGGTCGACTTCGTGCTGTCGGTCATCCCGGTCACCTTCGTCTCCGCCTTCACCGAGGGCCAGGTCCTGCAGACCCTGCTGATCGCGCTGCTCGCCGGGTTCGCGCTCCAGGCGATGGGCGCGGCCGGTCAGCCGGTGCTGCGCGGCATCGAGCACATCCAGCGGCTGATCTTCCGCATCCTGGCCATGGTCATGTGGGCCGCGCCCATCGGCGCCTTCGGCGCCATCGCGGCCGTCGTCGGCTCGGCGGGCCTGGACGCGCTCAAGAGCCTCGCCGTGCTGATGTTCGGCTTCTACGTCACCTGCGTGCTGTTCGTCTTCGTGGTGCTCGGCGCGCTGTTGCGGATCGTCTCCGGGCTGAACATCCTGCTCCTGCTGAAGTACCTCGCCCGCGAGTTCCTGCTGATCCTGTCGACCTCGTCCTCGGAGTCCGCGCTGCCGAGGCTCATCGCCAAGCTGGAGCACCTCGGTGTGAGCAAGGCGGTCGTAGGTATCACCGTGCCGACCGGGTACTCCTTCAACCTCGACGGCACCATGATCTACATGACCATGGCGTCCCTCTACATCGCGGACGCGCTGGGCACCCCGATGTCCATCGGCGAGCAGATCCCGCTGCTGCTCTTCCTGCTGCTGGCCTCCAAGGGCGCGGCGGGCGTCAGCGGGGCGGGGCTCGCCACCCTCGCGGGCGGTCTCCAGTCGCACAAGCCCGCGCTGGTGGACGGCATCGGGCTGATCGTCGGCATCGACCGCTTCATGAGCGAGGCGCGCGCCCTGACCAACTTCGCGGGCAACTCCGTCGCCACCGTGCTGATCGGCACCTGGACCAAGGAGATCGACGTGGACCGGGTCAAGCGGGTCCTCGCCGGTGAGCTGCCGTTCGACGAGACGACGCTGCTGGACGAGGGGCGCGACGAGGAGCGCCCTCCGGCCGAGGAGGAGGGCGGGAAGGAACTCGCCAAGGCGTGA
- a CDS encoding MFS transporter has translation MRLVMNEPVERMERPYTRRWWALLVLCLSLLIIVMANTALTVAAPDMTRDLGLSSADLQWVIDGYTVPYAALMLLLGAIGDKYSRRGALILGLVVFGGGAVFGNLADSSATVIAARAVMGVGAALIMPATLSLLAATFPRAERVKAITLWTATAGLAIAAGPVVAGALLRDHGWASTFLINVPVAVVAIVGALVLVPPSKAGHHDRIDYVGGLLSVLWIAALVYMIIEGPHFGWGVKAVTAAVVAGVGLIAFVLWELRHPRPVLDVRRFANRRFAGSNLAVALFFLAVFGAFYYLTQHLQFVLGYDALETGVRMLPLAGAVFVGSALTGYLTPRVGMRWTVGAGMVAGTVALALLTRVDAGSTYGDFVPSLIILGLAIGLALSPCTDAIMGAFPESELGVGGAVNDTSLELGGSLGIAILGSLLATSYDDHLTSATKGSGLPADALATAQDSVGAGYAVAQAIGEKAQSLAAKAAGAGDPQQAAQLKQQASSLAAGAHRMADAVGASFSDAVAHTSLIGAVILGIGTVVVAVLLPGRETVPSAGEAEETPAEADERVEESPAEADEKAEEISTEAAEKAEEAPTEELAENTAK, from the coding sequence ATGCGACTCGTCATGAACGAACCGGTCGAGAGGATGGAGCGCCCCTACACCCGGCGCTGGTGGGCGCTGCTCGTGCTCTGCCTCAGCCTGCTGATCATCGTGATGGCCAACACCGCCCTCACGGTCGCCGCGCCCGACATGACCCGTGACCTCGGGCTGTCCAGCGCGGACCTCCAGTGGGTCATCGACGGCTACACCGTCCCGTACGCCGCGCTGATGCTGCTGCTCGGCGCGATCGGCGACAAGTACAGCCGGCGCGGGGCGCTGATCCTCGGCCTCGTCGTCTTCGGCGGGGGCGCGGTGTTCGGCAACCTCGCGGACTCCTCCGCCACGGTCATCGCGGCCCGCGCGGTCATGGGCGTCGGCGCGGCGCTGATCATGCCCGCGACGCTCTCGCTGCTGGCGGCGACCTTCCCGCGCGCCGAGCGGGTCAAGGCGATCACCCTGTGGACCGCGACCGCCGGTCTCGCCATCGCGGCCGGACCGGTCGTGGCGGGCGCGCTGCTGCGCGACCACGGCTGGGCCTCGACCTTCCTGATCAACGTGCCGGTCGCCGTGGTGGCGATCGTCGGCGCGCTGGTCCTCGTACCGCCGTCCAAGGCCGGACACCACGACCGCATCGACTACGTCGGCGGCCTGCTCTCGGTCCTCTGGATCGCCGCGCTGGTCTACATGATCATCGAGGGGCCGCACTTCGGATGGGGTGTCAAGGCGGTGACGGCGGCGGTCGTCGCGGGCGTCGGCCTGATCGCCTTCGTCCTGTGGGAACTGCGCCACCCGCGCCCGGTGCTGGACGTACGCCGCTTCGCCAACCGGCGCTTCGCGGGCTCCAACCTCGCGGTCGCCCTCTTCTTCCTGGCCGTCTTCGGCGCGTTCTACTACCTCACCCAGCACCTCCAGTTCGTCCTCGGCTACGACGCCCTGGAGACCGGCGTACGCATGCTGCCGCTGGCCGGCGCGGTCTTCGTCGGCTCGGCCCTGACCGGCTACCTCACCCCGCGCGTCGGCATGCGCTGGACGGTCGGCGCGGGCATGGTCGCCGGCACGGTGGCGCTCGCGCTGCTGACGCGGGTGGACGCGGGGTCGACGTACGGGGACTTCGTCCCGTCCCTAATCATCCTGGGCCTCGCGATCGGCCTCGCGCTGTCCCCCTGCACGGACGCGATCATGGGCGCCTTCCCGGAGTCCGAGCTGGGCGTGGGCGGCGCGGTCAACGACACCTCGCTGGAGCTGGGCGGGTCGCTGGGCATCGCGATCCTGGGCTCGCTGCTGGCGACGTCGTACGACGACCACCTGACGTCGGCGACGAAGGGTTCCGGCCTCCCGGCCGATGCCCTCGCCACGGCGCAGGACTCGGTGGGCGCGGGGTACGCGGTGGCGCAGGCCATCGGCGAGAAGGCCCAGTCGCTCGCCGCGAAGGCGGCCGGGGCGGGGGACCCGCAGCAGGCAGCCCAACTGAAGCAGCAGGCATCGTCGTTGGCTGCGGGGGCGCATCGGATGGCGGACGCGGTGGGGGCGTCGTTCTCGGATGCGGTGGCGCATACGAGCTTGATCGGGGCGGTGATCCTGGGGATCGGGACGGTCGTGGTGGCTGTGTTGCTGCCGGGGCGGGAGACGGTGCCTTCGGCGGGGGAGGCGGAGGAGACTCCGGCGGAGGCTGACGAAAGGGTGGAGGAAAGTCCGGCGGAGGCTGACGAAAAGGCGGAAGAGATCTCCACGGAGGCGGCCGAGAAGGCCGAGGAAGCCCCGACGGAGGAACTGGCGGAGAACACCGCCAAGTGA
- a CDS encoding sensor histidine kinase — translation MRAPALPRPRSLAGQLFAMQAVLVAVVVAGYALFTYVSDQRQARDAAERQVTAVARSIADAPSVSAAIRTPDPSAELEPYALQVMRDADVDFVTIMDPRGIRWTHPTRDEIGRRFLGRIAPARQGHTFTETYTGTLGPSVRAVTPVTDGGRVVGLVSAGIKVEAISARVQDQVTALLGVAGAALLLGAVGTYVINARLRRHTHGMNAAELSRMHDYHQAALHAVREGLLMLDGRYRVALINDGGRELLGVGGEVVGRPVAELGLPAPLTGALLSSRPRVDEVHLTASRVLVVNTSPVSGGEHRGTVVTLRDVTELQSLMGELDSERGFSQALRSQAHEAANRLHTVVSLIELDRAGEAVEFATAELELAQTLTDQVVAAVGEPVLAALLLGKTAQAHERGVELVVSPDSRLDDGVLPPGLAVRDLVTILGNLIDNAVDAAQGSVGARVTVTAYAAGEALLLRVSDTGPGVDPAHADLVFRRGFTTKPAGPGGRGLGLALARQAVTRLTGTLAVAEAEGGGAVFEARLPLEPPAEDADTRLPATRSPAAPAEADGHTLPTRPPGEPSAENMDTRAAGTRSEAPARPVPGGGA, via the coding sequence ATGCGCGCCCCCGCCCTCCCCCGACCCCGCAGCCTGGCGGGCCAGCTCTTCGCCATGCAGGCGGTGCTGGTCGCGGTGGTGGTGGCCGGGTACGCGCTCTTCACCTACGTCAGCGACCAGCGCCAGGCACGCGACGCCGCGGAACGCCAGGTCACGGCGGTGGCCCGGTCCATCGCGGACGCCCCCTCGGTCAGCGCGGCGATCCGCACCCCGGACCCCTCGGCCGAGCTGGAGCCGTACGCGCTGCAGGTGATGCGGGACGCCGACGTCGACTTCGTCACGATCATGGACCCGCGGGGCATCCGCTGGACCCACCCCACGCGGGACGAGATAGGCCGGCGCTTCCTCGGCCGGATCGCGCCGGCCCGGCAGGGGCACACCTTCACCGAGACGTACACCGGCACGCTGGGCCCCTCCGTGCGCGCGGTGACGCCGGTGACGGACGGGGGCCGGGTGGTGGGGCTGGTCAGCGCCGGGATCAAGGTGGAGGCGATCAGCGCGCGGGTCCAGGACCAGGTGACGGCGCTGCTGGGGGTGGCGGGGGCGGCGCTGCTGCTGGGGGCGGTCGGTACGTACGTCATCAACGCGCGGCTGCGGCGGCACACCCACGGGATGAACGCGGCCGAGCTGAGCCGGATGCACGACTACCACCAGGCGGCGCTGCACGCGGTGCGCGAGGGGCTGCTGATGCTGGACGGGCGGTACCGGGTGGCGCTGATCAACGACGGTGGGCGGGAGCTGCTCGGGGTGGGCGGCGAGGTGGTCGGCCGACCGGTCGCCGAACTGGGGCTGCCGGCGCCGCTCACCGGGGCGCTGCTGTCCTCGCGGCCGAGGGTGGACGAGGTGCATCTGACCGCGTCCCGCGTGCTGGTGGTCAACACCTCCCCGGTGTCCGGCGGGGAGCACCGGGGTACGGTCGTCACGCTCCGGGACGTGACCGAACTCCAGTCGCTGATGGGCGAGTTGGACTCCGAGCGCGGGTTCAGCCAGGCGCTGCGCTCGCAGGCGCACGAGGCGGCGAACCGGCTGCACACCGTGGTCTCCCTGATCGAGCTGGACCGGGCCGGGGAGGCGGTGGAGTTCGCCACGGCCGAGCTGGAGCTGGCCCAGACGCTCACCGACCAGGTGGTGGCGGCGGTCGGTGAACCGGTGCTGGCCGCGCTGCTGCTGGGCAAGACCGCGCAGGCGCACGAGCGGGGCGTGGAGCTGGTCGTCTCCCCCGACAGCCGTCTGGACGACGGGGTACTCCCGCCGGGCCTCGCGGTACGCGACCTCGTGACCATCCTGGGCAACCTGATCGACAACGCGGTGGACGCGGCACAGGGCAGCGTGGGGGCGCGGGTGACGGTGACGGCGTACGCGGCCGGGGAGGCGCTGCTGCTGCGGGTGTCGGACACCGGGCCCGGCGTCGACCCGGCCCACGCGGACCTCGTGTTCCGGCGCGGCTTCACCACCAAACCGGCGGGACCGGGCGGCCGGGGTCTCGGGCTGGCGCTGGCCCGTCAGGCGGTGACCCGCCTCACCGGCACGCTGGCGGTGGCCGAGGCGGAGGGCGGCGGCGCGGTGTTCGAGGCGCGGCTGCCGCTGGAGCCTCCGGCGGAGGACGCGGACACCCGGCTGCCCGCCACGAGGAGCCCCGCCGCCCCGGCCGAGGCCGACGGCCACACACTCCCGACCCGACCGCCGGGTGAGCCCTCGGCGGAGAACATGGACACCCGGGCGGCCGGTACCAGGTCCGAGGCGCCCGCGCGCCCGGTGCCGGGAGGCGGCGCATGA
- a CDS encoding response regulator, which yields MTPEQPPIRVLVVEDDPVAADAHVLYVGRVPGFVAVGQAGTGAAARRVLDRTPVDLLLLDLHLPDVHGLQLARSLRAAGHQADVIAVTSARDLAVVREGVSLGVVQYVLKPFTFATLRDRLLRYAEYHAAAGEASGQDEVDRALAALRAPAPAALPKGLSAPTLERVTGVLRAVPEGRTAAEVAEEVGISRITARRYLEYLVDAARAARRPQYGQVGRPELRYHWLRER from the coding sequence ATGACCCCCGAGCAGCCACCCATCCGCGTCCTGGTCGTCGAGGACGACCCCGTGGCCGCCGACGCGCACGTCCTCTACGTCGGCCGGGTGCCGGGCTTCGTGGCCGTCGGCCAGGCAGGGACCGGCGCCGCCGCCCGCCGCGTCCTGGACCGCACCCCGGTCGACCTCCTCCTGCTCGACCTGCACCTCCCCGACGTGCACGGCCTGCAACTGGCCCGCTCCCTGCGCGCGGCGGGCCATCAGGCGGACGTCATAGCGGTGACCTCGGCGCGCGACCTGGCGGTGGTCCGGGAGGGCGTCTCCCTGGGCGTCGTGCAGTACGTCCTGAAGCCCTTCACCTTCGCCACCCTCCGCGACCGCCTGCTGCGCTACGCCGAGTACCACGCGGCGGCGGGCGAGGCGAGCGGCCAGGACGAGGTGGACCGCGCGCTGGCCGCCCTGCGCGCCCCGGCTCCCGCGGCCCTGCCGAAGGGCCTGAGCGCGCCCACGCTGGAGCGGGTCACGGGCGTCCTGCGCGCGGTGCCGGAGGGCCGTACGGCGGCGGAGGTGGCGGAAGAGGTGGGCATCTCCCGCATCACGGCCCGCCGCTACCTGGAGTACCTGGTGGACGCGGCCCGCGCGGCGAGGCGCCCGCAGTACGGCCAGGTGGGGCGGCCTGAGCTGCGGTACCACTGGCTGCGGGAGCGGTGA
- a CDS encoding acetate kinase: MTPTRVLVLNSGSSSLKYQLLDMRDGSRLAVGLVERIGEQTSRLRHTPLATGESREQSGPIADHDTALKAVAEELARDGLGLDSPELAAIGHRVVHGGMFFTEPTVVDDSVIAEIERLIPVAPLHNPANLTGIRTAMALRPDLPQVAVFDTAFHTSMPESAARYAIDPRIADRHRIRRYGFHGTSHAYVSRETARLLGKEPQDVNVIVLHLGNGASASAVERGRCVDTSMGLTPLEGLVMGTRSGDLDPAVIFHLARVGDMSMDEIDTLLNKRSGLFGLCGDNDMREIRRRVDEGDEAAALAFDIYIHRIKKYIGAYYAVLGTVDAVAFTAGVGENAAAVRSAAIAGLTGLGLAVDEELNAVRGGEARLISPGDARAAVAVVPTDEELEIADQTYALVGPAAGKDG; this comes from the coding sequence GTGACCCCCACCCGTGTACTCGTCCTCAACTCCGGCTCCTCGTCGCTGAAGTACCAACTTCTGGACATGCGCGACGGCAGCCGTCTCGCGGTGGGCCTGGTGGAGCGCATCGGCGAGCAGACCTCCCGGCTGCGCCACACCCCGCTGGCCACCGGCGAGAGCCGCGAGCAGAGCGGGCCCATCGCCGACCACGACACCGCGCTGAAGGCGGTCGCCGAGGAGCTGGCCCGCGACGGCCTCGGCCTGGACTCGCCCGAACTGGCCGCGATCGGGCACCGGGTGGTGCACGGCGGCATGTTCTTCACCGAGCCGACCGTCGTCGACGACTCGGTGATCGCCGAGATCGAGCGGCTGATCCCGGTCGCCCCGCTGCACAACCCGGCCAACCTGACGGGCATCCGTACGGCCATGGCGCTGCGCCCCGACCTGCCCCAGGTCGCCGTCTTCGACACCGCGTTCCACACGTCGATGCCGGAGTCCGCGGCGCGCTACGCGATCGACCCGAGGATCGCCGACCGGCACCGCATCCGCCGCTACGGCTTCCACGGCACCTCGCACGCCTACGTCTCGCGGGAGACCGCGCGGCTGCTGGGCAAGGAGCCGCAGGACGTGAACGTGATCGTGCTGCACCTGGGCAACGGCGCCTCCGCCTCGGCGGTCGAGCGCGGCCGCTGTGTGGACACGTCCATGGGGCTGACCCCGCTGGAGGGGCTGGTGATGGGTACCCGGTCCGGAGATCTGGACCCGGCGGTCATCTTCCATTTGGCCCGTGTCGGGGATATGTCCATGGACGAGATCGACACTCTTCTCAACAAGAGGAGCGGTCTGTTCGGTCTGTGCGGGGACAATGACATGCGGGAGATCCGGCGCCGGGTGGACGAGGGCGACGAAGCGGCCGCTCTCGCCTTCGACATTTACATTCATCGCATCAAGAAGTACATCGGCGCCTATTACGCCGTACTCGGCACGGTGGACGCGGTCGCGTTCACCGCCGGGGTCGGGGAGAACGCGGCGGCGGTGCGTTCGGCGGCGATCGCGGGCCTGACGGGCCTGGGCCTGGCCGTGGACGAGGAACTGAACGCCGTACGCGGCGGCGAGGCCCGGCTCATCTCGCCCGGGGACGCCCGCGCGGCGGTCGCCGTGGTGCCGACCGACGAGGAGCTGGAGATCGCCGACCAGACTTACGCGCTGGTCGGACCGGCGGCGGGAAAGGACGGCTGA
- a CDS encoding TetR/AcrR family transcriptional regulator: MTTGNTSRADTNRRRILDVALAELLRDPDASMDQIARAAGVVRRTVYGHFPSREALIGTLTDEAVQVLTAADASAREGVTDPARAVARAVLGIWEIADRYRLLVALAQRTVTVQGIRDRLAPLREEKTRVLQRGLDEGVFSSPLPAAALAFVHEQLLFAVMESVNEGLLPPEEAGHAAAVTALTAAGVPADRAEELVVRAAREST; encoded by the coding sequence ATGACCACGGGTAACACCAGCCGCGCCGACACCAACAGGCGCCGCATCCTCGATGTCGCCCTCGCGGAGCTGCTGCGCGATCCGGATGCCTCGATGGACCAGATCGCGCGCGCCGCGGGTGTCGTACGGCGCACGGTGTACGGGCACTTCCCGAGCCGGGAGGCGCTGATCGGCACGCTCACCGACGAGGCGGTGCAGGTGCTGACCGCCGCCGACGCGAGTGCCCGTGAGGGGGTGACCGACCCGGCCCGCGCGGTGGCCCGCGCCGTGCTGGGGATCTGGGAGATCGCCGACCGCTACCGCCTGCTGGTCGCCCTGGCCCAGCGCACGGTCACCGTCCAGGGCATCCGCGACCGCCTCGCCCCGCTGCGCGAGGAGAAGACGCGGGTACTCCAACGCGGCCTGGACGAGGGTGTGTTCAGCTCACCACTGCCCGCCGCCGCACTGGCCTTCGTGCACGAGCAACTGCTCTTCGCGGTCATGGAGTCGGTGAACGAGGGCCTGCTCCCGCCCGAGGAGGCGGGCCACGCGGCGGCGGTCACCGCGCTCACGGCGGCGGGCGTACCGGCCGACAGGGCCGAGGAGTTGGTGGTGCGGGCGGCCCGCGAGAGCACGTGA